The DNA region GTGGTATATTGGTCTAATGTTTTGTTGACTTGAATAATGTTCAGGTTATTTCAGTGAAGATAATTCGGAACAAGCAGACTGGGCAACCTGAGGGTTATGGTTTTATTGAATTTGGCAACCATGCTTTAGCTGAACAAGTTCTCCAGAATTATAATGGTCAAATGATGCCTAATGGTAACCAACCTTTCAAATTGAATTGGGCTACAAGTGGGGCTGGTGAGAAACGTGGAGATGATGGTTCAGATTATACTATATTTGTTGGGGATCTAGCCTCGGATGTTACAGATTTCATTCTACAAGATACGTTCAAGAGTCGTTACCCATCAGTTAAGGGTGCAAAAGTTGTCTTTGACAGAACTACCGGCCGCTCAAAAGGCTATGGTTTTGTTAAATTTGGAGATTTGGATGAACAGACACGAGCAATGACTGAAATGAATGGACAATACTGTTCTAGCAGGCCCATGCGCCTTGGACCAGCATCCAACAAGAAGAATACCGGTGGACAACAACAGCCATCAAGTGGTATGCGAGCTTACTTGTAGCTAGGACGTTTTTGACTGTCAATGGAATTATAAAGTATTTCCTCATTTTGGATGGTTTGTGGTAGATAAGGGATGCttctattttttttttgttatctTCATTTACTTGAGCTTTCGATTCACCATGTTTCATTATGAGAGGCCTTGAATATTGCTATATTTATTGCTTCACTTAGTATGGGCTGTATGGCAGCACTTCAGTCTGGAACAGCCACAAAGTTAATTGATTGAATAACTAGATGGACAGATGAATTGTTGAATCTCCTTGTATATATGTCATATATGGATTAGATCAGATGCCCTGTAACAACCTCAGATGGCTTGACTTAGTATGTTGTGTGAGCTATCAGTCGCAAGCTAGGATATTCACGCATCACTGGGGAGGAAGATAAAAAAAGGACAGGAACATAGTTTGCTTGCTTCTCAAAGACTCAGATTCTCCTGTTGACTGGGTAAATCAGTTAAACATACATCCCTAGACACTTACCCATGGTCCTGAGTTTCATACTGCTGAAGCCATTTTCACACTGCTGAAGTTACTGTCACAAACACAATAGCATGGTCATGTTCATCACACTGCTGAAGCCATTTTCAATTCCACCTTTTGGGCTTGCCCCGCAGCTGTAGTGCCTTTGTCCAATCTCCATTTGAATCCTTGGCATTCCTATTTTTGTCATCTTCCTTGTTGATGGCAGATAACCAACAACTGACCTGTGGTCATTTCTCTGTAccattttgttttacagacttCATACTGGAAGAAATAATCAAATAATAAAATCTGTATTAGGCCCACCATTTAAGACTTTTCAGATATGAACAGTATCACAGCTTCTGCCATGTCTGTTATTGGATCTACTTCTTTGTTTCAGCTGTGCAACAAATTTGCTTGAACTGTTGTTTTTGTTGCAATATTTTGTTTTGCACCATGAATATTGTTTGAATTGTTGTAATGTCGAACGCAATATTTTGCATCTTGCAGTTGGACTATTTTGTTGTTTACTTTTTTTTATTATCTGTTATGATCTGACCCTGTTGACATGTGGCATATTTGTGTTGTTACCACCCATGATTGATTGTTGAAAACTTGAAACCTCAAATGTTTATGAGTCACTAGATAACAGTTTGCATATTCATGACTTGCATACAAATCTATGACTATAGTCAAAATGTAAATTGTCTCACTCTTTCCATTCTTCTGCAGCTACATACCAGAATACACAAGGAACTGATTCTGACAATGATCCAAACAATACTACTGTGGGTATCCAAAAAATAGTTTTGCCTTTTCAAGTTGAATCGTGAATGGATGTTTATTTTTTTAGGCATGTTTCATTGCTTGCAGGTATTTGTTGGTGGTCTTGACCCGAGTGTGACTGATGAGCTTCTGAGGCAAACCTTCAGTCCATATGGAGAGCTTCTCTATGTCAAAATACCTGTAGGAAAGCGCTGTGGATTTGTCCAATATTCTAACAGGTATCAAGGGTATCTTTTTCGTGTAGTTATTTGATAGCCTCATTATATTTCGGTTTAGTACACTGTACAGACCAATTTACAGACCTCAATGCTTGGTTTCTTGAGTATCCCAGTTCTATACCAAAACGTTTCTCTGGAAATATTTTAGTGCCAAAGAGGGCATCCAATTGGATATAGTAATTCCACATACCTGGGTGTATTGTGCAAAATTTTAACCACATGGAAAAGATTGGAAATTTAAAGTCGAAATGCTGCTGTAATTTTCTGAAGCAGACACTCTATATGGATTTGTCTTAATTAAAAATTTTATTTGTTCAGGGCATCAGCTGAGGAGGCCATAAGGGTGCTAAATGGAACCCAGTTAGGAGGCCAGAGCGTAAGGCTCTCATGGGGTCGTAGCCCTGCAAACAAGCAGGTATTTTTTGCATGTAATTAGCGTGCCTTCTACTTAGTGCTTCATTAGACAAAAATAATCATATGTTCTTTGCTGGATTTTTGTTCCAGCCTCAGCAAGAGCAGAATCAATGGAGCAGCGGCTACTATGGGTATCCCCAAGGATACGATCCATATGGTTATGCTCGGCCTCCTCAAGATCCTGCCATGTATGCTTATACAGCATATCCAGGGTATGGAAATTACCAGCAGCAGCCACCACAGCAGCCCCCACCACAACAGGTTAAGCATGTTTCTCAGGGTCCTCGTACGACTTGTATTGTTTCTGCACTGCTAAGATAAGCTTTTCTATGTGCAGTAAGAATAATGGCTCGGGAGGATCATCATTTGCAAGCTGGCAAAGGAGTAGTTGGGGCAGCAACTTGGGTGCATTGGCATGAGAAATTTTGTGACTGATGCTTGTTTTATATTGCTCCAACGTCCTTGTACACGTAGCCTGTGTTGTAACTTGAGATTTTGCTGAGGCCTAGAGTGACTAGTGTTTCAGCTGTAACTGGGTCAGACATTTTTCCACTGTTCAAGAAGTTTTGTCATGAGGATTTTATTGTGTTGCTCGTGCCACTTAGGAATACTGAGTCTCGGTTTTAATTTTCTACGTGCTCTTATTGCTAAAATCTTTGAGAAAGTTTACAGCTTTGTTTCTGCCTGCATTTCGTGTCTGCACTAGTATTGACATTGCTAGGACTGGCAATTTCGTTCTCACCTGACGGGGCAATTTTGCTTGGTTTCATTAAGGCTACATGTTTCCATCCATGATACAAGAATACTACATCTAATTTGGTTTACTTGTCTTGCCGTGTTTAGGGCATAGTTGCATAGATGTGTCTATCCACATTACTTTAATACTCCTGATGATAATGTCTTCTCATATGGAATACTCTTGATGATAATGAAGCTTATAGCTCATTGGAACTCTTGACAATAATTAATCTTATTGATATAGTTCTTATATGGAACATATGATGTGTACTACATAATATTGGTCATGACTTCTCAAATTTTTACTACATGCATTCTGAATGAAAATAATGTTTAGCAGCACCTTTTCGCTAGATTACATAGAGCTGCACTTTTCTCTTTTCAAAATCTTGCAAACTATTTTTCTTATTACCAAGACACTGTCATAGGGTTCCCATCTACCATTTCCTTGATATTATAATATTTTTAATCCCCATGGCCTTAAAAATGAAATGAAGTACATTTGGAAAGATAACTCTGAACTCCAACATACATTGTATGTGTGAAACTGTACAAAATTATCAACTTGTACAATTGCTAGTATATAGCATGGTACAGGTTAACCCTCATCTGAGGGGTGCTGCAAATCCAGTTTTGGAGCATGTTTGTATGCCAAACAGATTAAACCTTACCGTGCTCAGCTCAACAATCGTATCACAGTAGGTGCCACAACCAAGATTTCTTAAAGTGTTCCTAAAGTATATCAATATCTCCAACTTATAACAGAGAGTTCACTGCACAATATTTTTTGGACACAGATTCCTTCAGGATTTCCCAAAGTTCTCTTCTGCAGATTAAACTTGAAACTTTGAACAGTGAACTGAACAATTGGTGCAAAGAGAGACAATGCGATGCTACAATGATCAATTGAACAGTAGTAGTCAGATCAGATTTAAGATCACAGCGCTGTCGCTATTAAAAAGTAGGGATATTTTGGCGTTCCACACGTCCCTATGAAGTACTATGGTATACATAAACAGTAATGGCGTTATTACTGGTCTGATGCATACAACAGTAATTTCATCAGAATCAAAGTCTTTCTACCATGTGATAGTGAGGCAATCTGCAGTTATGTAAGCAGTAAAGCATGCGAATATAATTTCAAACTACTCAGGGACTCATCCAGAGGTGGGGTTACTTTCCATTTCCTCTTTTTCTCATCGTTAGTATTTTTGAAGTTCTTTCCATAAAGAATGGCACTGGTTACAACAGTTAATTGTGTGTTCAGCATCTACTGAAATAACTTAAAAACTACTCTCGTCAAATTTGATGTCAGATTAAATCCTCTACTAGGGAACCAAAAAGTTCGAATGACTTCGCAAACTGCTACTAATTAGGAATCATTGAGACAGTCTTTCAGCCTTAACTTATGTGGCCACCCATCACGAACTGCATTTGAATGGCATAAATATCATACCCAACCACCAAAATCTGAAGTTCAAGTCAAGGAGCAAATACCACCTTCAGGCTAACAAGAAACTGATTTCCTGACAACACCAGCATTTGGCAGTAATAACTAATGGTTTATACTTTATACAATACCGAAATGCTGCATCAAGTGCTTTCTTAGAGCACCTTTGGAGCACAACTCACTCATCATCTCCTGTGCCTCCTTTACAAATCCCTCACTTGCTAAGCCTCGAATAAGTATAGTGTAAGTTGATTCGTTGGGCATGCATCCACTGGACACCATATAAGCCAAAAATTCAATAGCACGATCTGTTTCCCCTCTTTTGCAAAGCGAAGAAATAACTGCATTGTAGAGCACTGCATCGGACCTTATTGTCGCATCTTGGATGCTGTCAAGCATCTGAATAACCTTGTTGATTCTGCCTTCTCTGGAGAGAGCGCAAGCTATTGATGAATAAATAATTGTGTTTGGACTCATCCCTTTTTTGACCATCACATTTAACAGCTCCAATGCTTCATCCGTCTTGCCAGCCTTGCCGAGCCCATCAATCACTGTGCTGTAACTAATCAGGTCGGGACTGCATCCATTCACTAGCATCTGCTTAAGAAGTTCAATGGCCTGCTCAACCATTCCTTTTTTACACAAGAAATTGATGAGCGTATTGAACGTAACAGGATTTGGAGCACAACCTTGCCGAATCATTTGAGACATCAGCTCCTCTGCATCCACCCATCGTTCCGCACTGCACAAACCCTTCAGCACAATAGTATAGCTTATGGTATTCGGCTTGCACCCGCAGGCTGCCATACTTTTCAACAACATGACAGCTTCGTCGATAAGCCCTTCTTTGCAGAAGCCATTGATCACTGTAGTGTATGTGATGACGTCCGGCATACATCCATGCTCCAACATCTGCTCAAGAAGTTCGATCACCCTGTCCACCAGCCCATTCTGGCAGAAGAAATCAACAAGTATGTTGAACGTGACATCATCAAGCAGGCAATCCTCGTCAAACATCTCAGCCAGCAACTCCTCAGCTTCCTCCCACTGCTCGGCACTGCACAAGCCCTTCAGCACGGTGTTGTAGCAAACGACATTGGGCTTCAGCCCGTACGATGGCATCCTGCTCAAAATCTCATGCGCAACCTCGAGGTGCCCCTCCTTGCAGACCCCATCGATGATGGTCGCGTACATCCTGATGTCCGGCGTGCACCCGTGCTCCGCCATTTGCGCGAGCACCTCGTGCACGCGCTCGAACAACCCGTTTCGGCACAAGTACCCAATCAGGGTGTTGAAGGTGACGATGTTGGGCGGGCAGTCGACCCTTACCATCTCCTCCATGAggtcctccacgtcgccccaCCGCTTGGCCATGCACAGGCCCTTGAGCACCGCGTTGTAGCTCACCACGTCCGGCTGACACCCGAAGGACGGCAGGTCCCGCAGCAGCCGCACGGCCTCGTCCACGGAcccctggtcgcagatggcgtTGAGGACGAGGTTGCAGTTGCCGGCGTCCAGCGCGCAGCCCCTGTCGTGGAGCGCCCCGAGGACCCGGACGGCGCTCCGGAAGCCGCCGCCCCTGCAGGCGGCCTCGAGGATGACGTGGTACATGGGCGGGATGGGCGCGCAGCCGCGGCGGGGCATCCCGTCGAGCACCGCGAGCGCGTCGGCGATCCGGCCCCGCGCGCAGAGCGCCCGCACGACGGGGAAGTAGGTGTAGGCGTTGGGCGGGACGGGCACCGCCTcggcgaggcggcgcgcggcggacaGCTGGCCCGCGCGGCAGTAGCCCGCCACCATGGCGTTGTAGGCGACGAtgcccgcgccggcccccgccgcgAACAGCTCCCGCGCGGCCTCCGCGGTGCGGCCCGCGGCGCAGAGCGAGCGGATGAGCGCCGAgaggcggccgccgcccccgtccGCGCCGGCGGGTGTCGCGGCCGtggccgcggcgggggcggaggcggagagcACGGCGGGCCAGAGCTTGTGGGGCTTGGGCGCCGCGGCGGGCTTGGTGGAGCCCGGGATGGTGGGCGGCGGGAGTGACGAGGTGAGCATTGGCGAGTCGCCGCTCAAGTGCGAGGAGGATGCGGTGCGGAGACCGGATGGATAGTGGGTTTCTGGTTTGGATTCGGGGGACCTGGAGCAATGTGTCCCTGCACTCCATGGACAAATACTACTTGCCGAGAAAGATATTTTTGGGGAGCAAACAACGAGGAATTTTAGCATATGTATGGGCGTGGCGTGATTGGTCGCTGAACATGGCCGAGCATGGACATGTGGCTCCGGGCACCCACCAGGCTGGGGTGGATATGGGCCTTTTTTCAACATCGCTCAGCAACCATTTCTGTGGAGCGGCCCATGTTATCAAGGGGCTGTTTAGTTCATTTTgcaaaaacgcaaaattttACTGTTGCAAAGcaatcttaccaatttgaagtactaaatgaagtctatttgcaaaactttttgcatggatgggttgtaaatcacgagatgaatctaatgatgctaattaatccatgattaagcaataattaacggatagttactgtagcatcactgttgcaaaacatggattaagtaggctcattagattcgtctcgcgatttacaacccatccatgcaaaaagttttgtaaataaacTTCATTTAATACTTtaaattggtaagattcctttgcaacagtaaaattttgcgttttttcaaaatgaactaaacaggccccaGCTCACGCTCGCCCCTCTCGAGCCTGGGAGTCTGGGAGAGCCTGGCCGCTCGCGCCTCCGCTGCCTGACGGACGAGCGGcgactttttaaaaaaaaattaaaaaattaaatttgaaaaagagcaccgttttgaaaattttcaaaaaatgTGTGCCTCCCGCCCTTGTGGGGCCAACGACCTCCCGCGCATctaacgggcgggaggttcgaAATTTTTTCCCAGACCACTCCCGAGGGTTTCTTCGCAAAtaaaaaacttttcttattcgcgaagagacctctgaggcatcccgccctcccGTTAGGCGGGAGGCGTCCCgcacgcccaacgggcgggaagTTCCTATTTTCTTATTTTCTGTTCGAATTTTTGTTTTACATATCTACTCTCTCTGTCTCTAAGACTCTTAAGATCTGTTTGGTTGGTGGGATGGGTGGAGATGGAATAAAGCGGTTCAATTTTTAGCAGTATTTGGTTGGGGAACGGTGGAACGGAACAGCTCCAGCAGTGAAATATACCCCATGATGCGGAACGGGTCGGTAAAAACGAGCCGAAGCGAGCGCTCGGCTCCCACGCGCGCGCAAGCACCAGTGCCCATCATCACCCACCCCTCTCCCCTCTGCAGCTGACTGAccgcccctctcccctcccctctgcCGTCCACGTCACCCCCCCCTTCGGCATTGGAACTTGGAACATCTCAAGGCTCCCCCCTGGCATCCCCATCTCCAATCTCCATTCTTCCATCCACAGGCTTGGCCCCTGACGGCTGACAGACGCACACCATCACGCTTGGCAATTTGACATCAAGTAAGCTCTCCTACCCGTGCCCCCCCCACGCCGGCGACCGGCGAGCGCGCGCCAGCCCCCCTCCCCACGCGGCGGCCAccccccgccggcggcggcggaaaccGCCCCCCCACCCCCGGGTGCCGGATCTGCCGCCCCGCCcctcccccccacccccccgggcgccgccggcgccggatcTGCCGCCCCGCCCGGCGCctggagccccccccccccccccccccccccccccccccccccccccgcctggAGCCCGGCGCATGGCTCCTTGATCTGTTTGTTGAACTTGATATGTTCAGTTTCAGTGATTCTTTATTTTTAATTTTGGCAGTTCGCAGGAGAAATTTGGCAGGACAATGCACTTAGAATTAATTCTACATATTATGTCATGTTGAAACTCAGTTAATTATATTGCATATTATGTTATGTTGAAACTCAGTTAATTAGGGTGCATTTTAACTAAAATATGGTGGTAAGCTCACCCCAACAAAGGAGGAGGTAACCACACTCATTtggctctccaaccaaacacaatGAAACGGTTCTACTCTAGcgcactctccaaccaaacaaaaaatggaGCGGCTCCGTTCTCCTTACCAAACGTAGAACGGAGCGGCTCCATTCTCAGAAATTAGAATGGAGCCATTCCATTCAAGTCGTctccccaaccaaacacaccctcaATCTCTCGGCTCCCTAGTCCCTGGACTggaccggcgggcggcggcacctCCGTGCCTGGAGGCCGACGCGGTCAGAGCACGGGGCCCCGGAGGCTCGTCCTGGACTGCCTGCGAGGCTGCAAGCACAAGAGCAGGAGCACGAGGTCAGTTACTCAGTTTGGATTCCCAATCCGGCGAGGCAATCCCCGTTTT from Panicum hallii strain FIL2 chromosome 9, PHallii_v3.1, whole genome shotgun sequence includes:
- the LOC112874611 gene encoding polyadenylate-binding protein RBP45-like, encoding MMQPPPPAQQQQWAMAPPPPPQYYQAGHPPPPPPQFYQAGPPPPAMWGQPPPQAAPAPAPAPAPSGGGGGDEARTLWIGDLQYWMDENYLYSCFSQAGEVISVKIIRNKQTGQPEGYGFIEFGNHALAEQVLQNYNGQMMPNGNQPFKLNWATSGAGEKRGDDGSDYTIFVGDLASDVTDFILQDTFKSRYPSVKGAKVVFDRTTGRSKGYGFVKFGDLDEQTRAMTEMNGQYCSSRPMRLGPASNKKNTGGQQQPSSATYQNTQGTDSDNDPNNTTVFVGGLDPSVTDELLRQTFSPYGELLYVKIPVGKRCGFVQYSNRASAEEAIRVLNGTQLGGQSVRLSWGRSPANKQPQQEQNQWSSGYYGYPQGYDPYGYARPPQDPAMYAYTAYPGYGNYQQQPPQQPPPQQ
- the LOC112874610 gene encoding pentatricopeptide repeat-containing protein At1g09900-like encodes the protein MLTSSLPPPTIPGSTKPAAAPKPHKLWPAVLSASAPAAATAATPAGADGGGGRLSALIRSLCAAGRTAEAARELFAAGAGAGIVAYNAMVAGYCRAGQLSAARRLAEAVPVPPNAYTYFPVVRALCARGRIADALAVLDGMPRRGCAPIPPMYHVILEAACRGGGFRSAVRVLGALHDRGCALDAGNCNLVLNAICDQGSVDEAVRLLRDLPSFGCQPDVVSYNAVLKGLCMAKRWGDVEDLMEEMVRVDCPPNIVTFNTLIGYLCRNGLFERVHEVLAQMAEHGCTPDIRMYATIIDGVCKEGHLEVAHEILSRMPSYGLKPNVVCYNTVLKGLCSAEQWEEAEELLAEMFDEDCLLDDVTFNILVDFFCQNGLVDRVIELLEQMLEHGCMPDVITYTTVINGFCKEGLIDEAVMLLKSMAACGCKPNTISYTIVLKGLCSAERWVDAEELMSQMIRQGCAPNPVTFNTLINFLCKKGMVEQAIELLKQMLVNGCSPDLISYSTVIDGLGKAGKTDEALELLNVMVKKGMSPNTIIYSSIACALSREGRINKVIQMLDSIQDATIRSDAVLYNAVISSLCKRGETDRAIEFLAYMVSSGCMPNESTYTILIRGLASEGFVKEAQEMMSELCSKGALRKHLMQHFGIV